The following are encoded in a window of Platichthys flesus chromosome 11, fPlaFle2.1, whole genome shotgun sequence genomic DNA:
- the LOC133964859 gene encoding double-strand-break repair protein rad21 homolog A-like, with translation MFYAHFVLSKRGPLAKIWLAAHWDKKLTKAHVFECNLESSVESIICPKVKMALRTSGHLLLGVVRIYHRKAKYLLADCNEAFIKIKMAFRPGVVDLPEENREAAYNAITLPEEFHDFDQPLPDLDDIDVAQQFTLNQSRVEEITMREDVGNLSLLQDNDFADFGMDDREMMREASTFEEDIMHGATASNLLLEAEPGPANLPDKSNHMEYDDFGDGSLGNTDGGMLVDKLLSSEDGGGIFDDPPAITESVLMPPDHGDDEDDFDNLQSPGPDSPDSGPVEPLPAVADQTEQTTLVHNEEEAFALEPIDITVKETKAKRKRKLIVDSVKELDSKTIRAQLSDYSDIVTTLDLAPPTKKLMMWKETGGVEKLFSLPAQPLWNARLLKMFTRCLTPLVPDEMRKRRKGGEADSLDEFLKELENPELPREEIMSQHRDVIDQTIIEEPSMLAASAMEGSRTTLDETAMPPPSTPRGVKRKTLDKESPLAMAPLEQQQVDRSVLSQRLEMPQVDLPPEETLSLTQLVPELDLIGEKSKDKKDDSDEEEDEDGQTGDQDQEEKRWNKRTQQMLHGLQRVMAKTGADSVSLLELCRNNNKKQAAAKFYSFLVLKKQQAIEVTQTEPYSDIIATAGPRFHLI, from the exons ATGTTCTACGCCCACTTTGTCCTCAGCAAGCGGGGGCCGCTGGCCAAGATCTGGCTAGCGGCCCATTGGGACAAGAAGCTGACCAAGGCCCATGTGTTTGAATGCAACCTGGAGAGCAGTGTGGAGAGCATCATCTGTCCCAAG GTAAAGATGGCGCTGCGTACATCAGGCCATCTGCTCCTTGGGGTCGTGAGAATCTACCACAGGAAGGCCAAGTACCTGCTCGCTGACTGTAATGAAGCCTTCATCAAGATTAAAATGGCTTTCAGGCCAG GTGTGGTGGATCTTCCTGAGGAAAACAGAGAGGCAGCTTACAATGCTATCACCTTACCTGAGGAGTTCCATGACTTTGACCAGCCACTTCCAGATCTGGA TGACATAGATGTGGCACAGCAGTTCACCCTGAACCAGAGCAGAGTAGAAGAGATCACCATGAGAGAAGATGTCGGAAACCTCAGTCTCCTGCAAGACAATGACTTCG CTGACTTCGGTATGGACGACCGAGAAATGATGCGCGAGGCCAGCACATTTGAGGAGGACATCATGCACGGAGCCACAGCCTCCAACCTTTTGCTGGAGGCTGAGCCTGGCCCAGCTAATCTCCCCGACAAGTCCAACCACATGGAGTATGATGACTTTGGGGACGGCTCCCTGGGCAACACTGATGGGGGAATGTTAG TTGATAAGCTGCTCAGTTCTGAAGATGGAGGCGGCATTTTTGATGATCCTCCAGCTATCACAGAGAGTGTCCTGATGCCTCCAGATCACGGAGATGACGAGGATGACTTTGACAACCTCCAGTCTC cGGGTCCAGACAGCCCAGACTCCGGCCCAGTCGAACCACTGCCAGCAGTGGCTGATCAGACGGAACAGACGACTCTGGTTCATAATGAGGAGGAGGCCTTTGCCCTGGAGCCCATCGACATTACTG TGAAAGAGACTAAGGCAAAGCGTAAGAGGAAGCTGATTGTGGACAGTGTGAAAGAGCTGGACAGTAAGACCATCAGGGCCCAGCTGTCCGACTACTCGGACATTGTCACCACCCTGGACCTCGCCCCTCCCACGAAGAAGCTCATGATGTGGAAAGAGACCGGAGGAGTCGAGAAGCTCTTCTCTCTGCCTGCTCAACCCCTGTGGAATGCAAGGTTGCTCAAG ATGTTCACACGCTGCCTGACGCCTCTGGTGCCAGacgagatgaggaagaggaggaagggcgGAGAAGCCGACAGCCTGGATGAGTTCCTCAAAGAGCTGGAGAACCCTGAGTTGCCTAGGGAGGAGATCATGAGTCAACACAGAGATGTCATCG ACCAGACTATCATTGAGGAGCCCAGCATGCTGGCAGCCTCTGCGATGGAGGGCAGCAGAACCACCCTGGATGAGACAGCCATGCCTCCTCCCTCTACCCCCCGCGGTGTCAAGCGCAAGACCCTTGACAAAGAAAGCCCCCTCGCA ATGGCTCCATTGGAGCAGCAACAGGTTGACCGCTCAGTCTTGTCTCAGAGGCTAGAGATGCCTCAGGTGGACCTGCCCCCAGAGGAGACACTCAGCCTCACCCAGCTTGTCCCTGAGCTCGACCTAATTGGCGAGAAAAGCAAAGACAAGAAGGATGATAGCGATGAAGAAGAG GATGAGGATGGTCAGACAGGAGACCAGgatcaggaggagaagagatggaaCAAGAGAACCCAACAGATGCTGCACGGTCTCCAG CGTGTCATGGCCAAGACTGGAGCAGACTCAGTCAGCCTGCTCGAATTGTGCCGgaacaacaacaagaagcagGCAGCGGCCAAGTTTTACAGTTTCCTTGTCCTTAAGAAGCAGCAAGCCATCGAGGTCACCCAGACAGAGCCCTACAGCGACATCATCGCCACCGCTGGACCAAGATTCCACCTTATTTAG